A stretch of DNA from Chionomys nivalis chromosome 14, mChiNiv1.1, whole genome shotgun sequence:
GCATAAGTATATAGGTATTCATTCTCTCCTACATTTCTTAAATATGACAGTTTTTCTAGCAATGACCTCATAGACTcagttaaaagaaaaactgtagtGAGAAATGAGATATTTCCCTAGGTGtttttttcataattataaaattaatcttCTTTATAATTTCCCCCAGGattgttctatttttatatactttctaAGGCAGATTTTGAATGATTCTTTTGTGGTTGGACAAGTCCTAGTCTTCAGAGACTGAGAAGAGAGTAGTCTCCTTTCAGATGGTGGATTACTGAATTAAGAATTTATTCTTGTGAATCACTTATGAAGGCTGGGAGTAAGGCAGAACACAATGCACTTCCCATGATCCCATGGTATTTTTCCCATCTAGGGAAGCCAGAATGTTTTGGTGAACACCACCCTAGAAATTACATCaaataagacagaaaggaaacaacaGAGCTTCGTCAATGTTTTTGAAAAACAATACGGTTATACCtgtgttttattataaataaacagGTTCTGTCATGTTTTATCTTCTTGCCAGCAAATGAAGGACATTGTTTCATAAAGCCTCTAAAATGTACATGAATATTTCATTAAATCATATTTCCTTGAGAAAATAAAGTTCCTTCGCATTTATAGCAGACAGTTGTGAGGAGTTCGTCATTGTAAGACCAGGGTAGCCAGTACCGGTTGCTCGTGGAACAGTACtcctcaatttttaaaactttttcttaaaaaataaacatacaatCATAGGTgttcatttactttaaaaattctaaCGATGAAGAAAATTATTGTCTATATATTTAAGTCCTTGTATAAattacaaaactcaagtttatgTCACAGAGTCCCTTCCCCATAGGAAGCATAAAGCACTTTTGTGGTACCTTTCACCAGTAAATATTTGTATCACATTGAAGttgacaaacaaaagaaaaagtcaataTTGCATCATTAAGCCCTAAGAGAACATTCTTCTAAGCTGTCTCTTGTGACGAATGAGCTTCCAAGGCCATTTGATTGCCATGATTTAACTCAATCTCAAAGCAAGTTATAGAAAAGTAATACATGTATTGACTTCAGTAGAACTCTGACTGTGGAATATCAGTGAACTTCAGACTCTTCTTGCTTGAGGTCAACAAACACCCTTTGGAAGACAACCAAGAGTACTTTAAGAccagaacaacaaaataaaattatatcaacaacaataacaataacaataaaataacaataataaaataaaaataataacagccaACACTGAGGTAAACTCCCCTTTAAAGGCAAGTGTTGCCTGGACTGTCAGGAGAGAGTTCGATTGTCCCTGATACCCAAATGTTTTTCTAACCAGAGTTCAGCCAGTTGCATGGTTGAGGCAAAAGTACTTGCTTTGGATCCTAAGCACATCTTATACTGCTTAGGGTCCAAGTTAGGATCACAATGAACTGGATGGAAAATGTGCACCACTCCTATTTCTTGACTTCTGAAGGGTTGTAAGCCAGATAGGATAACTTTATTGTAGAGATCTACATCTTCCAGTCCCCAGCCTTGTATTGAGGTATCAAATCCACCTGCACCCAGTAGATCACTTTTGTAAATACAGGTGATTCCATAGCCATAGTCTCTCCAAAATCCAGTTTCCTTTGAGAATACAAAGTCATCCTCTGTGGGAGGATTTCCCATGTGGGTCACCTTTGGGTCATACTGGCTAAAGATGATGGGGAAATATACCTGTTGTCCCTGAACTGTATTGTCTCTACATCGTTGGAGAAAGTCTCCTCTAAAGATCAAGTCGACATCACAAAATAGCAGCAACGTGTCATTGTCAAACTGAGAAGAAGCCATTTCAAGACCACGACCTCTGGAAAACTCTCCCTTCATGGGAATCAGCATCACTTCTGCCTTAGGGTACCTATTCTGATAGTCTTGTATCAGCGCAATGTGCTTGTTGGAGTCTTGGCCAGAATCCCCACTGAAAAGGATGATGACCAGCTTTACATTTTGCTTTGGGATGAGACACGTACTTTCAAAATTTTCCATGAATCTCAAGAAAATATCGTACCTGCCAATAAGGGGAACAAGAATGTGTACTTTCTTTTCATTGTGCCCTCCCATTTCTTTGGCCTCTTGAAGAGAAGAGAGTATCTTTAGAGAGTTGGAGATGAACGATAATGACTGAGTACCGCTGTTAATACTCTCCACCAAGCTGTTGACATCGAGTTCCTCCATTTCTCTGAAGAAAGGCTTGCTAAATAATTGCTGAAGATAGGCGTGGCGCCTCACCGGCACTGTCAGTTTCCTCCCTTTGTGCCTTTTGTACAGGAGTAGCAGATCCAAAATGTACTCCACCCCATGCATGGGGTCGACCCTGCGGTAGCCATACTGAATTTCCTTGAAGTCTATGAGTCGGCCCCTACTCTTGGCATTCTCGTTGATCATCTCCATTACCTGCAGGACGGTGTCATCCAGGGCTGTCCTTAGGATGCTGTTGATGCTCTGGCGAGGGGGCTGGTTCTCTGCAGCTGTGTAAAGCAGCTTCCCGGTCAAGAACTCCCACTCGATGACCTCATTTCTCTCCCGTGGCTGGAAGTGATTGAAAGAGGGCATTACCCCCAGCTGCTGGTCCTCTTTGCTCACTTCGCTGTTGCTAAGCTTACTCATGAGGGCGCTTTCCCGGTGGAGCTGGATGGTTCGGTAGCGGAGCTCAGAGATCTTCCGGCTGAGCATGTAATTGTGCAGTCTGTACTGGTACGCAGGCCTTTTGTTCGGATGAAGTGTGATGGCCGCGTGGATCTTGCTGTTGTGAAGGTCTTGGATGTAACCCTTGCGGTTGTGTTCATAGTTTTCATGGAACAGCTGCTGCATCTGCAAAGTAAAGGCAACCAGAATGTAAGATGGAAAGGAAAACGAGCATGATagttaaacatttaaatgaaaatatttaataaatatttactaacaAGGCACTTTGTTGTTAATAAGCTTTATAAAATTATACTTATATGAACTAacaagttttatttctaaaacaaacagataaagtTGTATTTATCATATAATATGAGGTTTTAAAGTATTCAAAAATAGTGGGAGTAATTAAACC
This window harbors:
- the Chsy3 gene encoding chondroitin sulfate synthase 3 yields the protein MAVRSRRPWVSVALGLVLGFTAASWLIAPRVAELSEKRRRGSSLCSFYGRLATGPRMGAQQPLPLPQSRPRLEQSPPPASQELPGPQRPEAAPGGPSFRSSPWQQPAPLPQRRRGHKPEGATALPGAPAAKGEPEEEDGGAASPRKGGRPGSSHNGSGDGGAAAPSSGPGDFLYVGVMTAQKYLGSRALAAQRTWARFIPGRVEFFSSQQPPGAALGQPPPPLPVIALPGVDDSYPPQKKSFMMIKYMHDHYLDKYEWFMRADDDVYIKGDKLEEFLRSLNSSKPLYLGQTGLGNTEELGKLGLEPGENFCMGGPGMIFSREVLRRMVPHIGECLREMYTTHEDVEVGRCVRRFGGTQCVWSYEMQQLFHENYEHNRKGYIQDLHNSKIHAAITLHPNKRPAYQYRLHNYMLSRKISELRYRTIQLHRESALMSKLSNSEVSKEDQQLGVMPSFNHFQPRERNEVIEWEFLTGKLLYTAAENQPPRQSINSILRTALDDTVLQVMEMINENAKSRGRLIDFKEIQYGYRRVDPMHGVEYILDLLLLYKRHKGRKLTVPVRRHAYLQQLFSKPFFREMEELDVNSLVESINSGTQSLSFISNSLKILSSLQEAKEMGGHNEKKVHILVPLIGRYDIFLRFMENFESTCLIPKQNVKLVIILFSGDSGQDSNKHIALIQDYQNRYPKAEVMLIPMKGEFSRGRGLEMASSQFDNDTLLLFCDVDLIFRGDFLQRCRDNTVQGQQVYFPIIFSQYDPKVTHMGNPPTEDDFVFSKETGFWRDYGYGITCIYKSDLLGAGGFDTSIQGWGLEDVDLYNKVILSGLQPFRSQEIGVVHIFHPVHCDPNLDPKQYKMCLGSKASTFASTMQLAELWLEKHLGIRDNRTLS